In Verrucomicrobiia bacterium, the sequence ATCTTTAATTTTTGGGATATTACGAAAAAAATCGCACGCTTCATCCACACTCATCTCTAATACATCACTAATCGTTTTTCCACGATAAGTAACCTCTAGCGTCTCGCGATTGAAACGTCTGCCTAGGCAGATTTCGCACATCACATACACATCGGGCAAAAAATGCATGGGAATTTTAATCGTGCCATCACCTTGACAATGTTCGCAGCGTCCTCCCTTCACATTAAAACTAAATCGTCCACTGCTATAACCACGCACTCGCGATAAGGGTAAACCAGCAAACAAAGTTCGAATCTCATTAAAAACGCCAATATAAGTCACAGGATTACTTCGCGAATGGCGACCTAAAGAAGATTGATCAATCTCAATCACTTTATCAATTTCTTCAAGCCCCACTAACTGATCATATTCCCCAGGAATTTCGTTACTTCCATAAAAATGACGAAACAACGCGCGCGAAAGAATATCATTCACCAACGAACTCTTTCCCGATCCGCTCACTCCCGTAACACATGTCAAAGTTCCCAAAGGAAAATGAACAGTAAGATTTTTTAGATTGTTAGCACGTGCTCCTTGAACAGTCAAAAAAATGCCATGCCCCCTTTCGCGACGACGCGGAATAGGAACAGCCCGCTCCCCACGCAAAAACTGACCGGTTGAAGAAGTGGGATGATTAAAAATATCTTGAGGCGTGCCTTGCGCTACCAAATAGCCCCCCCGCGCCCCCGCGGCAGGCCCCAAATCCATCACATGATCCGCTGCCAAAATCGTATCTTCATCATGTTCCACCACAATGACGGAATTTCCCAAATCACGAAGTTTTTTTAATGTTCCCAACAATCGCTCATTATCACTTTGATGCAAACCAATGCTCGGCTCATCCAAAATATAAAGCACAGAAGTGAGTCCTGAACCGACTTGTGTGGCCAAGCGAATGCGCTGAGCTTCACCGCCGGATAAAGTCCCGCTTTCGCGATTTAAGGTGAGATAGCTCAAACCCACATCTTCCAAAAATTGAAGTCTTTGCAAAATTTCTCGAAAAATTTCGTGGGAAATTTTTTGTTCTGTATCACTTAGCTGAGTTTGCAGTTGAGCCAAAAATTGCTTCGCTTCGTGAATCGTCAGCTCACAAATATCATGAATATTTTTCCCAACGGCTTTCGCTGGTTTTTTATTTTTCGTTTCAGAACAATATGGCCCTCCTAAAGTGACCGCTAAAATTTCAGGTTTAAAACGCGCTCCTTGACATGCAGCACAAGGTTGACGACTCATATAGCGCTCAATTTTGCTACGGGTAAATTGACTTTTGGTTTCTTCATGCAACCGCTTGAGCTGTGGAATCACTCCTTCAAAAGTTTTTTCGACTTTCACAGTTTTCCCCGCTTTAGTGTGCATAAATGCAATTTTTTCTTCACCGCTTCCATAAAAAATAACACGCTGAAAATCGACATCCAAATCGTGCCACGGTTTATCAAGGGGAGCATTAAAATGACGTGCTACAGCATGCAGCAAAGCTTTGTAATAAATAATGAGACGACGATGCCCGTGGCGCCAAGGCGCGATGACACCTTTTTCCAAAGATAAAGTTGGATCTCGAATCACGAGTTTTTCATCCAAAACCGGAAGTGTGCCCAATCCATGACATCGAGGACAAGCACCCAAAGGACTGTTAAAAGAAAAATGGCGTGGAGTTAACTTTTCAAATGCTTCACCTGTGAGAGGATCAAAATAGTTAATGCTATAAGTCTTTTCCTGCCAGCTATCGGCATTTTTCGTTTGCCAGAGAACGGTTACCAACCCGTTTCCTTTTCCCAAAGCTGTTTCAATGGAATCGGACAATCGATTGCGAATGGCTTCGGAAACAACGAGACGATCGACTACGGCCTCAATGGTGTGATTTTGATTTTTTTCCAGTTTATTCAGTTTTTCGATTTCCTGAATTTCCCCATCAATCCGCGCACGAATAAAACCTTCTTTCCGCAATTTTTCTAACACATCGCGAAACTCACCTTTTTGTTTGTTGATGAGCGGTGCCAACACCATCATTTTTCCTTCGAGACGAAGCACTTCATCCACAATTTCCTGGCGAGTGTAACGTTTCAGCAAATGCCCCGAAACTGGATGATGAGGTTTGCCAATACTGGCATAAAGCAATCGTAAAAAATCAAAAATTTCTGTTGTAGTCGCAATCGTGGAACGTGGATTGGTCGCGGCTGTTCTTTGCTCAATAGCAATGGCCGGTGATAGCCCTTCGATATGATCCACGTCCGGCTTTTGCATTTGATCTAAAAATTGACGCGCATAAGCCGATAAACTTTCCATGTAACGCCTCTGACCTTCTGCAAACAATGTGTCAAAAGCTAAAGAAGATTTGCCCGAACCGCTTAACCCAGTGATCACTACCAATTGATTGCGTGGAATGGTAAGAGATAAATTTTTGAGATTATGCTGTCTTGCGCCACGAATGATAATTGATGAAGGATCCATGATTTCCAAATTGCCAATCAGTAAAAACCCTTATTTTTAACAACATTTTATAGAAACACAAAAAAAATTAAGCC encodes:
- the uvrA gene encoding excinuclease ABC subunit UvrA; translation: MDPSSIIIRGARQHNLKNLSLTIPRNQLVVITGLSGSGKSSLAFDTLFAEGQRRYMESLSAYARQFLDQMQKPDVDHIEGLSPAIAIEQRTAATNPRSTIATTTEIFDFLRLLYASIGKPHHPVSGHLLKRYTRQEIVDEVLRLEGKMMVLAPLINKQKGEFRDVLEKLRKEGFIRARIDGEIQEIEKLNKLEKNQNHTIEAVVDRLVVSEAIRNRLSDSIETALGKGNGLVTVLWQTKNADSWQEKTYSINYFDPLTGEAFEKLTPRHFSFNSPLGACPRCHGLGTLPVLDEKLVIRDPTLSLEKGVIAPWRHGHRRLIIYYKALLHAVARHFNAPLDKPWHDLDVDFQRVIFYGSGEEKIAFMHTKAGKTVKVEKTFEGVIPQLKRLHEETKSQFTRSKIERYMSRQPCAACQGARFKPEILAVTLGGPYCSETKNKKPAKAVGKNIHDICELTIHEAKQFLAQLQTQLSDTEQKISHEIFREILQRLQFLEDVGLSYLTLNRESGTLSGGEAQRIRLATQVGSGLTSVLYILDEPSIGLHQSDNERLLGTLKKLRDLGNSVIVVEHDEDTILAADHVMDLGPAAGARGGYLVAQGTPQDIFNHPTSSTGQFLRGERAVPIPRRRERGHGIFLTVQGARANNLKNLTVHFPLGTLTCVTGVSGSGKSSLVNDILSRALFRHFYGSNEIPGEYDQLVGLEEIDKVIEIDQSSLGRHSRSNPVTYIGVFNEIRTLFAGLPLSRVRGYSSGRFSFNVKGGRCEHCQGDGTIKIPMHFLPDVYVMCEICLGRRFNRETLEVTYRGKTISDVLEMSVDEACDFFRNIPKIKDKLECLSQVGVGYLKLGQSADTLSGGEAQRVKLSAELAKKQTGRTLYLLDEPTTGLHFADVELLIKVLLRLRDSGNTLIVIEHNLDVIKCADHVIDLGPGGGVQGGHMVAQGTPEKIAGDPHSLTGKYLAKVLKKVST